In Oryza sativa Japonica Group chromosome 2, ASM3414082v1, the following are encoded in one genomic region:
- the LOC107275662 gene encoding hydroquinone glucosyltransferase, producing MQPNTPLISPSMHHSHTHRELRAPCSMDPSPRPSPHVVLVASPCAGHVMPMAELARRLVAFHGCAATLVTFSGLAASLDAHSAAVLASLPASSVAAVTLPEVTLDDVPADANFGTLIFELVRRSLPNLRQFLRSIGGGVAALVSDFFCGVVLDLAVELGVPGYVFVPSNTASLAFMRRFVEVHDGAAPGEYRDLPDPLRLAGDVTIRVADMPDGYLDRSNPVFWQLLEEVRRYRRADGFLVNSFAEMESTIVEEFKTAAEQGAFPPVYPVGPFVRPCSDEAGELACLEWLDRQPAGSVVFVSFGSAGMLSVEQTRELAAGLEMSGHGFLWVVRMPSHDGESYDFATDHRNDDEEDRDGGGHDDDPLAWLPDGFLERTSGRGLAVASWAPQVRVLSHPATAAFVSHCGWNSALESVSAGVPMVPWPLYAEQKVNAVILTEVAGVALRPAAARGGVDGVVTREEVAAAVEELMDPGEKGSAARRRAREMQAAAARARSPGGASHRELDEVAGKWKQTNRAPYE from the coding sequence atgcaaccaaacacacccttaatctcTCCCTCCATGCATCACAGTCACACACACCGCGAGCTCCGAGCTCCGTGCTCCATGGATCCGTCACCTCGGCCGTCGCCGCACGTCGTCCTCGTAGCCAGCCCATGCGCCGGCCACGTCATGCCCATGGCCGAGCTGGCGCGGCGCCTCGTCGCGTTCCACGGCTGCGCCGCCACGCTCGTCACGTTCTCCGGCCTCGCCGCGTCCCTGGACGCGCACTCCGCCGCGGTGCTCGCGTCCCTCCCGgcgtcctccgtcgccgccgtcaccctcccGGAGGTCACGCTCGACGACGTCCCCGCCGACGCCAACTTCGGTACCCTGATCTTCGAGCTCGTCCGCCGCTCGCTGCCGAACCTCCGGCAGTTTCTGCgctccatcggcggcggcgtcgcggcgctAGTGTCGGACTTCTTCTGCGGCGTGGTGCTCGACCTCGCCGTGGAGCTCGGCGTCCCCGGCTACGTCTTCGTCCCCTCTAATACTGCGTCGTTGGCATTCATGCGCCGCTTCGTCGAGGTCCACGACGGCGCGGCCCCCGGCGAGTACCGTGACCTCCCGGACCCCCTCCGTCTCGCTGGGGACGTGACGATCCGCGTCGCCGACATGCCGGACGGATACCTCGACAGGTCCAACCCCGTGTTTTGGCAGCTCCTCGAAGAGGTGCGGCGATACCGGCGAGCAGATGGATTCTTGGTGAACAGCTTCGCCGAGATGGAGTCAACCATCGTGGAAGAATTCAAGACGGCGGCGGAGCAAGGCGCGTTCCCGCCGGTGTACCCGGTGGGGCCGTTCGTCCGGCCATGctccgacgaggccggcgagtTGGCGTGCTTGGAGTGGCTGGATCGCCAGCCGGCAGGGTCGGTAGTGTTCGTCTCCTTCGGGAGCGCCGGCATGCTGTCCGTTGAGCAGAcgcgcgagctcgccgccgggctGGAGATGAGCGGCCACGGATTCCTCTGGGTCGTGCGCATGCCGAGCCACGACGGCGAGTCCTACGACTTCGCAACGGACCACCgcaacgacgacgaggaagaccgcgacggcggcggccatgacgATGACCCGCTGGCGTGGCTTCCCGACGGGTTCTTGGAGAGGACGAGCGGCCGgggcctcgccgtcgcgtcgtGGGCGCCGCAGGTGCGCGTGCTGTCGcacccggcgacggcggcgttcgtgtcgcactgcgggtggaactcggCGCTGGAGAGCGTGTCCGCCGGCGTGCCGATGGTGCCGTGGCCGCTGTACGCGGAGCAGAAGGTGAACGCGGTCATCCTGACGGAGGTGGCCGGGGTTGCGCtacgcccggcggcggcgcgcggcggcgtcgacggggtGGTGACACGAGAGgaggtcgcggcggcggtggaggagctcaTGGATCCAGGCGAGAAGGGGAGCGCTGCGCGTCGCCGGGCGAGGGagatgcaggcggcggcggcgagggcgcggtcACCAGGCGGGGCGTCGCACCGCGAGCTCGACGAGGTGGCCGGCAAGTGGAAGCAGACAAACCGTGCTCCATACGAATAA
- the LOC4328851 gene encoding glutelin type-B 5-like, with amino-acid sequence MATIAFSRFSICFCVLLLCHGSMAQIFSLGINPWQNPRQGGSRECRFDRLQAFEPLRKVRHEAGVTEYFDEKNEQFQCTGTLVIRRIIEPQGLLLPRYSNTPGLVYIIQGTGVLGLTFPGCPATYQKQFRHFGLEGGSQRQGKKLRDENQKIHQFRQGDVVALPSGIPHWFYNEGDTPVVALFVFDVNNNANQLEPRQKEFLLAGNNIEQQVSNPSINKHSGQNIFNGFNTKLLSEALGVNIEVTRRLQSQNDRRGDIIRVKNGLRLIKPTITQQQEQTQDQYQQIQYHREQRSTSKYNGLDENFCAIRARLNIENPNHADTYNPRAGRITNLNSQKFSILNLVQMSATRVNLYQNAILSPFWNINAHSLVYTIQGRARVQVVSNHGKAVFNGVLRPGQLLIIPQNYVVMKKAELEGFQFIAFKTNPNAMVNHIAGKNSVLRAMPVDVIANAYRISRQEARSLKNNRGEEIGAFTPRYQQQKIHQEYSNPNESETQEVI; translated from the exons ATGGCAACTATTGCATTCTCTCGATTTTCTATATGCTTTTGTGTCCTTCTCCTTTGCCATGGTTCTATGGCTCAGATATTTAGTCTAGGCATAAATCCATGGCAAAATCCTCGACAAGGGGGTTCTAGGGAGTGTAGGTTTGATAGGCTCCAAGCGTTTGAGCCGCTTAGGAAAGTGAGGCATGAAGCTGGGGTTACAGAGTACTTTGATGAGAAGAATGAGCAGTTCCAGTGCACCGGTACATTAGTAATTCGTCGCATTATTGAGCCTCAGGGCCTTCTTTTACCTCGATACTCCAACACTCCTGGCCTAGTATATATCATCCAAG GGACTGGTGTACTGGGATTGACCTTTCCTGGTTGCCCAGCAACTTACCAAAAGCAATTTAGGCATTTTGGTCTTGAAGGAGGAAGCCAAAGgcaaggaaaaaaattaagagaTGAAAACCAAAAGATCCACCAATTTAGGCAAGGAGATGTTGTTGCACTTCCTTCTGGTATACCACACTGGTTCTATAATGAGGGTGACACCCCTGTTGTTGCTTTGTTTGTTTTTGATGTAAACAACAATGCTAATCAACTCGAACCAAGACAAAAG GAGTTCTTGTTAGCTGGTAACAATATAGAGCAACAAGTGTCCAACCCCTCAATCAACAAACATTCTGGGCAAAACATATTCAATGGATTCAACACTAAGCTATTAAGTGAGGCCTTAGGCGTTAACATAGAGGTGACCAGAAGGCTACAAAGTCAAAATGACCGAAGAGGAGATATCATTCGAGTAAAGAATGGCCTTCGATTGATAAAACCAACTATCACACAACAACAGGAACAAACACAAGATCAATACCAACAAATTCAATATCATAGAGAGCAACGATCAACAAGCAAATACAATGGCTTGGATGAGAACTTCTGTGCAATTAGGGCAAGGTTAAACATAGAAAACCCTAATCATGCTGATACTTACAACCCTCGTGCTGGAAGGATTACAAATCTCAATAGCCAGAAGTTCTCCATTCTTAACCTTGTCCAAATGAGTGCTACAAGAGTAAATCTATACCAG AATGCTATTCTCTCACCATTCTGGAATATTAATGCTCACAGTTTGGTGTATACAATTCAAGGGCGTGCTCGAGTTCAGGTTGTTAGCAACCATGGAAAGGCTGTATTTAATGGTGTTCTTCGTCCAGGGCAATTACTAATTATACCACAAAATTATGTGGTTATGAAGAAAGCAGAGCTTGAAGGATTTCAATTTATCGCGTTTAAGACAAACCCAAATGCCATGGTAAACCACATCGCGGGGAAGAACTCAGTTCTCCGTGCAATGCCTGTGGATGTGATAGCTAATGCATATCGCATCTCAAGGCAGGAAGCTCGTAGCTTGAAGAATAATAGGGGAGAAGAGATTGGTGCTTTCACTCCTAGATATCAACAACAAAAAATCCACCAAGAGTACTCAAATCCAAACGAAAGTGAGACTCAAGAGGTGATTTAA